One region of Chlorogloeopsis sp. ULAP01 genomic DNA includes:
- a CDS encoding response regulator: MHHSATGFILIVDDNSTNLSVLSQALKQVGLKIRMAMDGASAINIVQQQSPELILLDVQMPGMDGFETCTRLKANPATQTIPIIFTTALADTDSKVKGLSLGAVDYITKPFEEQEVLARVNVHLQLRHLTKTLEEKNAQLQQGNEILEQRVSERTAELSQALQELQRSQLHLVQSEKMSALGQLVAGIAHELNNPIGCLVSNLAPAFEYVSDLTQIIEFYQQYFPEATLKLEQTLGEVDIEFILQDLLKLLKSMKLSTERIKDISISLRNFSRSDATAKVQVNVHDGLEITLTILGHRLKAVGDRPAIEVIKSYGELPKLECYPGLLNQVFMNILANAIDALEEGLGTREWGLGRAFPDTQSPVPNHQYPTPQIQIQTAVADEYVVIRIADNGIGIPPEVQQKMFDYLFTTKAVGKGTGMGLSISRQIVEEKHGGQLSFMSQAGQGTEFAIALPIR; the protein is encoded by the coding sequence ATGCATCACTCAGCGACCGGATTTATTTTAATTGTGGATGATAACTCAACTAACTTGTCTGTGCTGTCTCAAGCGCTCAAACAAGTGGGGTTAAAAATTCGTATGGCGATGGATGGAGCCAGTGCCATCAATATTGTCCAGCAGCAATCTCCTGAATTGATTTTGTTAGATGTGCAAATGCCGGGGATGGATGGTTTTGAAACTTGTACCCGTTTAAAAGCAAATCCAGCAACTCAAACCATTCCAATTATTTTTACAACGGCGCTGGCAGATACAGATAGCAAAGTAAAGGGGCTGTCGTTGGGTGCAGTAGATTACATTACCAAACCCTTTGAAGAACAAGAAGTTCTTGCTAGAGTCAATGTTCACTTACAACTGCGACATTTGACTAAAACGCTGGAGGAGAAGAACGCACAATTACAGCAAGGGAATGAAATTCTTGAACAGCGCGTAAGTGAGCGAACTGCTGAACTCTCTCAAGCCTTGCAGGAGTTACAGCGATCGCAGCTGCATTTGGTTCAAAGTGAGAAGATGTCGGCTTTGGGGCAACTAGTGGCTGGTATCGCCCATGAACTCAATAATCCAATTGGATGTCTTGTAAGCAACCTCGCGCCAGCGTTTGAGTATGTGTCCGATTTAACGCAGATAATTGAGTTTTATCAGCAGTATTTTCCCGAAGCAACACTAAAGCTAGAGCAAACGCTAGGAGAAGTTGATATTGAATTTATACTACAAGATTTGCTCAAACTACTGAAGTCTATGAAATTAAGTACAGAGAGAATTAAAGACATCTCGATTTCTCTGCGAAATTTCTCGCGTTCTGATGCCACAGCCAAAGTGCAGGTAAATGTTCATGATGGATTGGAGATTACACTAACTATTTTGGGACATCGCTTGAAAGCTGTAGGCGATCGCCCAGCAATTGAAGTGATTAAGAGCTACGGGGAATTACCTAAATTGGAGTGTTATCCAGGACTGCTCAATCAGGTGTTTATGAACATTCTGGCGAATGCGATCGATGCTTTAGAAGAGGGACTAGGGACTAGGGAGTGGGGACTAGGAAGAGCTTTTCCCGATACCCAATCACCAGTACCCAATCACCAGTACCCAACCCCACAAATTCAGATTCAAACAGCTGTGGCAGATGAGTATGTTGTAATTCGGATTGCAGATAACGGTATTGGTATACCGCCAGAAGTTCAACAGAAGATGTTTGATTACCTTTTCACAACCAAAGCGGTTGGTAAGGGCACAGGAATGGGATTATCGATTTCTCGTCAAATTGTAGAGGAAAAACACGGGGGACAACTCAGTTTTATGTCTCAAGCAGGGCAAGGAACTGAATTTGCGATCGCTTTGCCGATTCGGTGA
- a CDS encoding damage-control phosphatase ARMT1 family protein gives MKSQIPNLPLPAPLVGSERGTFTEFTVTQRMPGIARRVIAENNFSPNINESLENLANELPSGYLLPLVNDTNIDFAAWDKYLEPYKGQRWVDIPWFFAETYFYRLILNITNYFLPGEWQGVDPFQLQKSQGLNTSLDAIIALGTQVTNWLEESQKPSQIHQTALTALIYFALWGNRVDLSLWSAFEANRSRFDIESQEAHILVNDVYKVTKLLLNHPGKRIDFIVDNAGFELVCDLCLVDFLLGSGIASQVKLHLKPHPTFVSDAMIKDVNDTTEFLATSGYEKVSVVGERLQAYMTAGQLVLGDDYFWTSPLAFWEIPDSLKNELANASLLIIKGDANYRRLLGDRHWDYTTNFADIVSYLPVPIVALRTLKSEVAAGIPPEVVEQVPKSDPDWLTNGQWGVVQFV, from the coding sequence ATGAAATCACAAATTCCCAACTTACCCTTGCCAGCACCCCTTGTCGGATCAGAACGCGGCACTTTCACTGAGTTTACAGTCACTCAAAGAATGCCTGGAATTGCTCGCCGAGTTATTGCTGAAAACAATTTTTCACCTAACATTAATGAAAGTTTAGAAAACCTAGCCAATGAACTGCCATCGGGTTATTTATTACCTTTGGTAAATGATACTAATATAGATTTTGCAGCTTGGGATAAATATCTAGAACCATACAAGGGGCAACGTTGGGTAGATATTCCCTGGTTCTTTGCCGAAACTTATTTTTATCGGCTCATTCTCAACATTACTAATTATTTTCTTCCCGGTGAATGGCAAGGTGTAGATCCGTTCCAATTGCAAAAATCTCAAGGTTTAAACACATCTCTAGATGCAATTATCGCTCTAGGCACTCAAGTAACAAATTGGTTAGAAGAATCCCAAAAACCTAGTCAGATTCACCAGACTGCTTTGACTGCACTAATATATTTTGCACTTTGGGGTAATCGAGTTGACTTGAGTTTGTGGTCAGCCTTTGAGGCAAATCGCAGTCGTTTTGACATCGAAAGCCAAGAAGCTCATATTTTAGTAAATGATGTGTATAAAGTAACGAAGTTATTACTTAATCATCCAGGTAAGCGAATTGATTTTATCGTCGATAATGCTGGGTTTGAACTTGTTTGCGACTTATGTTTAGTAGATTTTCTATTAGGTAGTGGTATTGCTAGTCAAGTTAAGCTGCACTTGAAACCTCACCCTACTTTTGTTTCTGATGCCATGATTAAAGATGTAAACGATACAACAGAGTTTTTAGCAACATCTGGCTATGAAAAAGTTTCAGTTGTTGGTGAAAGGTTGCAAGCATATATGACAGCAGGGCAATTAGTTCTAGGCGATGATTATTTTTGGACATCGCCTTTAGCATTTTGGGAAATACCAGATTCACTCAAAAATGAGTTAGCAAATGCAAGTTTGCTGATTATCAAAGGTGACGCAAATTATCGCAGATTGTTGGGAGATAGGCACTGGGATTATACGACTAATTTTGCAGATATAGTGTCATATTTACCTGTTCCAATAGTAGCTCTACGTACTCTCAAATCAGAAGTAGCAGCAGGCATTCCACCTGAAGTTGTTGAGCAAGTGCCAAAATCCGATCCTGATTGGTTAACGAATGGACAATGGGGTGTGGTGCAATTTGTCTAA